Proteins encoded in a region of the Ziziphus jujuba cultivar Dongzao chromosome 3, ASM3175591v1 genome:
- the LOC107423526 gene encoding probable LRR receptor-like serine/threonine-protein kinase At3g47570, with protein MEISVLIILLKHLMMHIFIFQSAFSSSSSLPSSKTNNNTDMLALLALKSKIQLPSNSSILGSWNTNTNTGFCKWVGVSCSPRHQRVTVLNISFMNIHGTISPHVGNLSFLRILNLDTNSFLGPIPITVGRLRRLRVLNLRENQLEGTIPWTINSQSLNSLEILNLQYNNLVGNLPSSLFNISTLKEIVFSFNRFSGNIPNGMCHMLPKLEIVYLSNNPLGGHIPTSLCHCRNLKELELGENRLTGSIPTHLGCLREIEYINFAINQLTGTIPASLGNLSRLEELDLDTNNLRDEIPPELGQLSSLMILALEDNNLSGRLPPTIFNLSSIEIISIAFNNLSGYVPEELNGFRLPKLKEMYLNANGFTGRIPDSISNASMLTLVELSENSFSGPVPMTLGSLRHLGFFNIQTNELTNNPTQTELHFLTGLTQCRQLRVLSISRNPMKGALPGSIGKFSNSLEKFYAAESQVQGILPYQIGNISGLIDLVVQKNDLSGAIPSSFGNLHKLQQLYLLDNKIVGNLSHELCSLTSLGYLDLDLNKLSGPIPSCIGNLTGIASISLSSNAFTSIPQTMWSLNKAWFMNFSDNSVTGYLPSEIGNLVNLETLDLSKNQLSESIPGILSNLKMLQQLNLSDNAFQGIIPTSIGDLASLESLDLSSNNLSGIIPKSLEKLHYLKHLNLSFNMLSGSVPNNGAFANFTIKSFMGNLDLCGNSKLRLPPCPDTTPSRPRKALMFWLKYVLPPIAALILAALLLIVYVKYWRKSKNQPTSEIDSSIRFGHKHISYYELLSATNNLNEANLLGSGSFGSVYKGTMSDGEIVAVKVFNLEVEGAATSFDRECLVLRNVRHRNLVKIISSCSNLDFRALVLQYMPNGSLGKWLCNQGQNCLDILKRMDIMIDVASGLEYLHNGYSEPIVHCDLKPSNILLDEDMVAHVGDFGIAKILAKYKSMTQTATLGTMGYIAPEFGLQGRVSPKGDVYSYGIMLMETFTRKNPRDEMFVGGLSLRQWVISVYPDRVTEILDTSLWTGYGEATINAAMDSLTHCFSSIIELALQCSGDLPEERPNMTDTLVKLKKMKHNLVQHLSRFNRQ; from the exons atGGAAATCTCCGTTCTTATTATACTTCTTAAACATCTAATGAtgcatattttcatatttcaatctgctttttcttcttcttcttcattaccCTCTTCTAAAACAAACAACAACACAGATATGTTAGCCCTGCTGGCCCTCAAATCCAAAATTCAGTTGCCTTCGAATAGCTCAATACTTGGTAGCTGGAACACCAACACCAACACCGGTTTCTGCAAATGGGTTGGCGTCTCTTGCAGTCCACGCCACCAACGTGTGACTGTCTTGAATATTTCATTCATGAATATTCATGGCACTATCTCACCCCATGTtggaaacctttccttcctcCGCATTCTAAACCTTGATACCAACAGTTTTCTGGGTCCAATACCCATAACTGTGGGGCGGTTGCGTCGTTTGAGAGTGCTCAACTTGAGAGAGAATCAACTTGAAGGGACCATCCCATGGACCATTAATTCACAGAGCCTAAACAGTTTGGAAATACTAAACCTACAGTACAACAACTTGGTAGGTAACCTTCCTTCCTCTCTCTTCAATATCTcaactttaaaagaaattgttttctCATTCAATCGTTTTTCTGGAAATATTCCAAATGGTATGTGCCATATGCTCCCAAAACTAGAAATAGTCTATCTTTCGAACAATCCACTTGGTGGTCATATTCCAACTAGCTTGTGCCATTGTAGAAATCTCAAAGAACTCGAGCTAGGTGAAAATAGGTTAACTGGAAGCATACCCACACATCTAGGATGCTTGCGCGAAATTGAGTATATAAATTTCGCTATAAACCAATTGACCGGCACTATTCCTGCCTCGTTGGGTAATCTTTCTAGGCTAGAAGAACTTGATCTTGACACTAACAATCTGAGGGATGAGATTCCACCAGAGTTAGGCCAGCTTTCCAGTTTAATGATTCTAGCCCTTGAGGATAATAATCTTTCTGGTAGATTACCTCCAACCATTTTCAACCTTTCTTCTATCGAAATAATTTCTATAGCGTTTAATAATCTATCAGGATATGTTCCAGAAGAGCTCAATGGTTTTCGGCTTCCTAAGCTTAAAGAAATGTATTTGAATGCAAATGGATTCACTGGTAGAATTCCAGATTCTATCTCCAATGCTTCAATGCTCACACTGGTTGAGTTATCTGAAAATTCCTTTAGTGGACCCGTGCCCATGACATTAGGTAGTCTTCGGCATCTAGGATTTTTCAACATACAAACAAATGAACTGACCAATAATCCGACGCAGACAGAACTTCACTTCCTCACCGGTTTGACACAGTGCCGCCAGCTGAGAGTATTGTCCATAAGCCGTAATCCTATGAAAGGAGCACTTCCAGGAtctattggaaaattttccaattctCTTGAAAAATTCTATGCAGCAGAAAGCCAAGTTCAAGGTATCCTTCCGTATCAAATTGGTAATATAAGTGGCTTAATAGATCTTGTAGTACAAAAGAATGATCTGAGTGGAGCAATTCCTTCTTCTTTTGGAAATTTACATAAGTTACAGCAGTTGTATCTCCTGGATAACAAAATAGTGGGAAATCTTTCTCATGAGTTATGTTCATTAACATCTCTAGGATATTTGGACTTGGATCTAAATAAGCTATCTGGTCCCATTCCTTCATGTATTGGGAATCTTACTGGAATAGCTTCAATCTCTTTATCTTCTAATGCATTTACCTCTATACCACAAACCATGTGGAGCCTCAATAAAGCTTGGTTTATGAATTTCTCGGATAACTCTGTCACTGGGTACCTTCCCTCTGAGATTGGAAACTTGGTAAACCTCGAAACTTTGGATCTATCCAAGAATCAATTATCAGAAAGTATTCCAGGAATACTCTCCAATCTGAAGATGCTACAACAACTGAACTTGTCAGACAATGCATTCCAGGGCATTATTCCTACAAGTATCGGTGATTTAGCAAGCCTTGAATCATTAGATCTTTCATCCAATAATTTATCCGGCATCATACCCAAGTCTTTGGAGAAGCTTCACTATCTAAAGCATTTGAATTTGTCTTTCAATATGTTAAGTGGCTCAGTTCCAAACAATGGAGCTTTTGCAAACTTCACCATCAAGTCATTCATGGGAAATCTTGATTTATGTGGCAATTCAAAACTAAGGCTCCCACCTTGCCCAGATACAACTCCTTCAAGGCCAAGAAAGGCATTAATGTTCTGGCTCAAATATGTTCTTCCTCCAATTGCCGCACTGATACTTGCGGCATTACTGCTAATAGTGTATGTGAAATATTGGAGAAAGAGCAAGAATCAACCAACCTCTGAGATTGATTCATCGATCAGGTTTGGCCACAAGCACATATCATACTATGAGCTCCTCAGTGCAACAAATAATCTCAACGAAGCAAACTTGCTGGGAAGTGGAAGCTTTGGTTCTGTATACAAAGGAACCATGTCAGATGGTGAGATAGTTGCAGTGAAAGTCTTCAATTTGGAAGTTGAGGGAGCAGCAACATCTTTTGACAGAGAATGCCTGGTGCTAAGGAATGTGAGGCACAGAAACCTTGTGAAGATCATAAGTTCGTGCTCCAACCTCGATTTCAGAGCTCTGGTTCTTCAATACATGCCTAATGGAAGCCTTGGAAAGTGGTTATGTAATCAGGGGCAAAACTGTTTGGATATTCTTAAGCGGATGGATATTATGATTGATGTGGCATCCGGACTGGAATATCTTCACAATGGATATTCAGAGCCCATCGTTCATTGCGATTTGAAGCCCAGCAATATTCTTTTAGATGAAGACATGGTTGCACATGTTGGTGACTTTGGCATTGCAAAAATTTTAGCAAAATACAAATCTATGACCCAAACAGCAACTCTTGGCACAATGGGCTACATAGCACCTG AGTTCGGGTTACAAGGAAGGGTATCTCCAAAGGGTGATGTTTACAGCTATGGTATTATGTTAATGGAAACATTTACAAGAAAGAATCCACGAGATGAAATGTTTGTTGGAGGACTGAGCTTAAGACAATGGGTCATTTCCGTTTATCCTGATCGAGTAACAGAGATTTTGGACACTAGTCTTTGGACTGGATATGGAGAAGCGACTATTAATGCCGCGATGGATTCTTTAACTCATTGTTTCTCATCCATTATCGAATTAGCATTGCAGTGTTCCGGTGATTTACCAGAAGAGAGGCCAAATATGACAGATACTTTGGTTAAACTTAAAAAGATGAAGCACAATTTGGTGCAACATCTAAGTAGGTTTAACAGACAATAG